DNA from Tripterygium wilfordii isolate XIE 37 chromosome 4, ASM1340144v1, whole genome shotgun sequence:
ACCTAGGTccattttgtcaaaatactcaatttttttttttgaaaggcccacaggccacacacgctaagccatgcccgaggggcatgaaggccatcacagcggatggaaaactacccaaatcccaaacccccagGTGAGAATaaaaccctggacctcaaggtcctgggcagacaacctgaccaaccaggctatctcccattctcaaaaaaaaaaaaaatactcaatttAATCATGTACTAAAACACACattcattttttcaaaaaaaaaatatatttttttatttttccttcatttATGCTAATAATTTTTTATGCCATTTTATGATTACGTGTCATTCTTTTCAAGCTTGTTTTTGTTGTCCGAAATAGTTTATCGAGGAGTATCCTTCAAGGGATATCTATTAAAGAATATTTTAGAGTTAATTGAGAATATTAATATTTGAGGCAATAACAAATTAATGTAACTAGGGATCCTTCGGTTTCACTCCCAAAAACTCTCTCAACttcatgtaaaaataaaaaacccttTTCACCCCTAATTTGATTACTATTTTAccctttaaaaattaataatatgttgattttattgtGACCATCATGACTTACAGTGTACGAGTATCAAACCCACAAGCGGCATACGACACACAAACGCCCGCCGCCGCTTCCTTCTGTCTTAAAAGACATGTTCGGAGTGAGCACAGCCGCCACGGCCTCCCGCACAACTGCCGTTTTCGCTGCGAACTCTTTGGGCTCTCGACTGCCGTTGTCTCAGAGACATACCACTCCTCTCTCTTGCTCTGTCTCCCAACAGGTATATAAAGTGAATGGTTTTTGGAAGTCTGCCTTTCCTTTTCAATGAGAATTTCCAATATGTCTCTATATGTATTTAGGTTTTAACGCTTCGGTTTATTGGTTTAGGTTCATACAACTTCTCTGCGCTCTTGTTGTAATCATCCAGTCAAAGCCATGGCCGAGCATCAAACTCCTTCAGTACCAAACAACGAGCTTAAAGCCTCTGCTTCTTCCTCGGGTACCATTGTTACTTTCTCTTTATAGGTTTGCATTTCAAtacatttgaaataattttgtaCTCATAAATAAGGGTTCTTTTTGTCGAAGTTATAATGTAATTAGGAAATATGTAATTACTCCGACAGTcttatgtttgaactttgaacggatctaaaatatttaaaattgtgttaattttaatttttgtgattttgtttgcCGTTTTGCCTTAATAGTTTTACGAGTTACAAATAACAGTTATTTTGTTTCAGGCAAGAAGCAAGCTCTAATATCTTTGTCGAACAAGAATGATTTGGTCCTTCTTGGTACTGGTCTCCAGGAATTGGGGTAATTTCCActtcaagtgtttttttttttcctaaaaagaAAATCTTTATTTCATTTGTTTGATCCTTCAATATTTGTGGGACGATTATGCGTGAGTTTTTAGGCTGTTGGAAAAAGCAAAAAATTAGACGAAGAGAACCTCCTGAATTGGGCTAGGGATATGAAAATTTGTCGAACTTTTACATTTATAGAGATGGCAGTGTGTGATACAGTTTATGATGGGTTTCTGGTTATCTATAGATACACAATTGCATCAACCGGAGGAACAGCATCCACTTTGGAAAATGCAGGCGTCTGTGTGACTAAGGTGGAGGAGCTTACCTGTTTCCCCGAGATGGTAAGCTACTTCTTATTCTGTTCATTTGGTTTCGAAAGTATAACGCAATGATGTGAAATCCCCTAATTCACAGACTtcatattgaaactttgatgGACATACTGGCGCTTGATATTAAATCTTGGAAATGGTTGACATTATGTGAATGAGCTCTAGGTGAGAAATTAAACACTTGGAATAAAAGGAATTTGAAGCTTGCGCTAGGGTATTTATTAAATCTGTGCTCGTACTGGCGTTTTAAGCTGTTTTTCGCGATCACTTTGGTGAATGGTAATCATTTTCTGCCGCTATGTTCAAGTTGTGGTTTCAGTAAGCCGGTGAAGTCCATTTCAGCTCATATTGcatcatttaaattaaaaacTTGTATCGGAAATGGCTCAGTTGGAGCTTAGAACCAAGTTAGTTTGCTTAGACTCTGTCGGTGGAACTCCCTCTTGATCCCACCCGAGTTTCTGAAGAAATGTGGTTGTGTTTGTGTGAGTGGTCAACTGATCATCGATTACAGCTTTCTACCTAGTAGATCTGAATATTGTGGCTCATGCTCAACCTGTTTCTGAAGTGATAGGGGAATTGAGCTAGTGAACCGCCAAGGGTGAAGAGACTGGAATTGAGCTCAGGTATTGCTAGCTCATGCAGTCGAATGGGGTGTCATTTTACTAGATAGACCAGTCCATTTCCACTCTTCTGTTGCCATTCAATGCCATAGGTAATTCCACGTGGTTCTTTAGATTTAATCTTGATGAGAAATTCTTGGAGATTCTTCTCGCATGAAACAAGTTAATAGAATATTTATATGCGTAAATGGACCTAAGTCTTCAATTGTTAATTGGAAAAATTTAAGTGAAGatgttttaaaattatattcagTAGGTTTCAGTAACTCCTACTCCATTTGAAGCTTGATATCGGTTGCTTTCCTTATGTTAATGGTGTCTTTTTTTCCTGGAAAGATCATGTTGGAAAATaagttttgcttttcttttacAGCTTGATGGTCGTGTGAAGACTTTACACCCCAACGTACATGGTGGCATTCTCGCTAGAAGAGACCAAAAGCATCACATGGAAGCTCTCAGTAAACATGGCATTGGTGAGTCATGATAAAACTGTTTTAGTTTGAAGTCCATAGTTGCAGATGTTTCTTTTCTGTATTCACTTATTTTATTCTTGTAGTGCTTAATTTTGTATACTCTTGGAACATTTTGTCTGTTCTAAAATGAATCCTGTGCAGGTACTTTTGATGTGGTAGTGGTGAACTTGTACCCCTTTTATGATAAAGTTACTTCAACTGGAGGACTTGCCTTTGAAGAAGGAATTGAGAACATTGATATTGGTGGCCCTGCCATGATCAGAGCTGCTGCTAAGGTTAATACGCTGAATGCCGATACTGATTTATTATGCAGTGCTTAATTTTGCATACTCTTGTAGTGCTACTTATGTACCTTGATCAGTGTggattgtttatttttctttatccACTAATCTTCAAATCTTGAAAACAGAATCACAAGGATGTCCTGGTAGTTGTCGATGCACAAGACTATCCCGCGCTCTTAGAATTTCTCAAAGGAAATCAGGATGACCAACAGTTCCGTAGAAAGCTTGCTTGGAAGGCTTTTCAGCATGTTGCTTCTTATGATTCTGCAGTTTCAGAGTGGCTATGGAAGCAAACTGTGGGAGGTAAAATTTTTATTCCTTTGCATGTCATATCTTTGCACAATTATCAGTGGGACAGCTATGAAAGTGATGTGGGAAGTAATCCCATTTCTAGTTTACAACATTATAATCACATGATGAAAGAGAAATAAGATTGAGGTGAAGAGAAAATGTAAAGAGAGTTTATcaactacttttctttttgttttctagtTGCTATCATTGTAGggcatgtggcctagtggtagagttgtaggagtgcaacctaaaggtcatTGGTTCCATTCTTGGAAACAGTTTCTCCACATACTATGTGGTTAGGTCTACGTAAATCCTatttgtccccgaccccgcccactgtGACAGTCTTGTGCATgagaattgtttacctttttatcaTTGGGGCATACGTACTGATAGTGTTCATTATGTGTTGGAAGATAAGTTTCCTCCCAGGTTAACGGTTCCTCTGGAATTGAAGAGTTCTCTTCGTTATGGTGAAAACCCCCACCAAAATGCTGCATTTTATACTGACAAGAGTCTTTCTGAGGTTAATGCTGGTGGTATTGCTACTGCAATTCAACACCATGGAAAGGTGAGACATATgcagcttttttcttttttttgggagaTCTTTAGTATTCTTCAAACTTGGGACTTCTTGCTATACTTATCAGGAGCACTGCTAATACAGTGATACACCATGCGTGTCTAGTTTTTGCCCTTAACAGCAGAGACCATCACTACTACTGGGCTAAGCGCCTCGTTGAGCAAAACTGAGGCAGCATGGAATATATGTATACTATATCGATTTTGTTATATACGTCAGATTGTAATGATAGATACTGCCTTCTGGTGCAGGAAATGTCGTATAATAACTACTTAGATGCTGATGCAGCATGGAATTGTGTTTCGGAGTTTCAGAATCCAACTTGTGTTGTTGTAAAGCATACAAATCCTTGTGGGGTAGCGTCACGTGATGATATCCTTGAAGCCTATAGGCTGGCTGTGAAAGCAGACCCAGTCAGTGCATTTGGTGGTATTGTAGCATTCAACATAGAAGTTGATGAGGTAAGTTGTGATTGCCAGTGTTGGCCTGGGACTGATTTTTGTCTACAAACTCGAAGTGATATCTGCTTCCTTAGATAATCATGTTACTGAATACATGGAACTATGGAAGCAAATAACCAATATGCTATGATTGATTATTTAACCATGTTCATTGAAAAGCATATAATCATCTCTCCCCTAATGTgtgatgtttcaaaatgcaaGTCTGATTATCTAGAGAAGCCAACTGTATAGTGGAGCTGAATATTCTTATATATCCCGAGTACTTTGCTTCTGTTATTCTAGGCTCTTGCAAAGGAAATTCGTGAGTTCAGAAGCCCAACAGATGGAGAAACCCGAATGTTCTATGAGATTGTGGTTGCTCCCAGTTACACAAAGAAGGGACTTGAGATTCTTCGTGGAAAGTCAAAGACTCTGAGGATCCTTGAGGCAAAGAAGAACGAGAAAGGAAAGCTTTCATTGAGACAAGTTGGCGGTGGATGGTTGGCTCAGGATTCAGATGACCTTACCCCGCAAGATATAAAATTCAATGTGGTCTCTCAGAGAACTCCAGAAGGAAGTGAGCTAAGTGATGCAGAGTTTGCATGGCTTTGTGTGAAGCATGTCAAGAGTAATGCTATTGTCATAGCGAAGGTAAAAGATATCTGTTATCGAGGTTTTGAAAGATTCCTCTTACACTTGAAACTGTTTAACTATGGCGTCAGAATACTTGCTTGACATCGTCACTTTTTTGGGCAGAATAACTGCATGTTGGGTATGGGAAGTGGTCAGCCAAACCGCCTGGAGAGTTTGAGAATAGCCTTGGAGAAAGCGGGAGAGGAGGTTAAAGGGGCTGCTTTGGCTAGCGATGCATTCTTCCCATTTGGTAAGTAACTTGCCAAATAACTTGACACCATCATAGTTGTTGTCAAATAGGATGACTTGGAATAAGATCCTGCGGATTAAAGTAAAAATGCACCATGACTGGTCACCAACTTAACGGTTTATTACTAATTTTTCTATTTATCTTGAACTTTGATCTAAATACTGGCATGAGGCCTTAGTATCTACTAACATGGATCCACTTGTTCTGTGAACAGCTTGGAAAGATGCAGTTGAAGAGGCATGCGAGAGTGGAGTCGGTGTTATTGCAGAGCCTGGCGGGAGTATCAGAGATGGGGATGCCATTGATTGCTGCAACAAGTATGAAGTTTCTTTACTCTTCACCAATGTGAGGCACTTTAGGCATTGAGAACAACGacatttttctctgttttccgCTATAACACCCCTGAAGTTCAGTGATGAACTTAGGGTTTATGTACCttatatatctttattttaCGAATAACTTATTCTCAGACCTTCcgaacttaattttttttcttcgtatCTCTTGTAATAGTAAGGAGAAATGGTGTTTGATCTGGACATTATTCTGACAATTACATCTTCACAGACTAGATAATGCTTGGCTCATTGAAGGCCATTAGAGTGAATTTTTGCAAATTCTGCAGATACACGGTATGAGCAACCATGTTTTACGACTGAttgaatttttgaaacttgGCTCATATGTGGGCTCATGTCTCTCATCATTGGCTGGAACATGCAACCTAGTTGGTatatgattaattaaaataaactcaactactttcatttttttttaaatgcattagaaatatgtttttcttgGAATCGAATTTTAGACACGCATATGTATAACTCAGTCTATTGTCAACTGAGTTATCACTAGTTGTTACAAAACGTCTTACAAGTTacaaaggtatatatatatggatagtgtatatatatatccttgatTCACGGATTTTAGTTAACATCAAAGAAGACAAAACCCTAATCCATAATCATTAAATATAAGGCAAGTACAAATAAGATGTTTTGGTAACAAAGATACACTCAAGTTCTCAGTCAAAGcaacaaatgaaagaaaaagtaaaatagTTGATGTGGCCGACAAACAGgcacaaaattaacaaaaagcAAAAACAAGGATTGagaataaaatcataaaagaaaaaaagcataatttaattaaaagaaaagaaaagaaaaagataatctTTTTGCagcatttgttttttattttgatcgAACTCCCTTAGTTCCTCTTCTCTCATGAACTTTCCTGAAGTTGTACCAGTGTTATTCAAGGATTATATGTATTACTTAGTTTATTAGAGTTCAAGattgatattaaatattttcaaaaaagaagaagattgatattaaataaaataaattgtacaaATTAGTCACTCCACTTAGAGTGTGTGACTAGTATATAAACAACAATCATGTCACGCTAGGTGGTGCATCGACAGATTGATTGCAAAAACACAACACAAGTCACGCTAGTATCGATCATTGGCATGGAATGTTATTCTGATAATAAATTTTAGAGGAGTGTTATATTGGTATTTATTTGTGTAGGAgtgttattttgataaaaaaactcGACATATGTATGACATGACAGTAAGATTGTTTCATTTAATTTGTTATGTCTTATTGTgtcgtgtgtgtatatatatatattctcaatgTTTTGGTCCAGATgcctttaattaattaagagttTGGACCGCCTTTTATTTCCACAGTGGACCTGGCTATAACTAGCTAGGTTTGAGAAATTTGGGACAAAAGTTGGAATCTAAAAGTAGATAACATAATAACCATCTATCTCAATCTAGTTCTGTTTCATTCTTTCTTCACCTGACTAAATGATAATGCTATTCAAACTAAAAGTTATTGACTCCTTCCACATCTCTATATCTGTGCATGCAAAAGACCAGAAGGCATGCAACATTAACAAACAACAATTGCACAGATTCTCATTATTCCATTCCAAAAATAGGTGTCTGAATTGAaccacaacagcagcagcagatcGAGAGACTAGTACTAGGCTCTGAATTAATAGCTTgaaatgtatgaagagagggaTTGGACTTTTACCACTTGAATGTAGTTGTTGTTATTGTCGTCGATGAGAGTAACAACCTCCAACAATATTATTCATTAACCCaacatt
Protein-coding regions in this window:
- the LOC119995815 gene encoding bifunctional purine biosynthesis protein PurH codes for the protein MFGVSTAATASRTTAVFAANSLGSRLPLSQRHTTPLSCSVSQQVHTTSLRSCCNHPVKAMAEHQTPSVPNNELKASASSSGKKQALISLSNKNDLVLLGTGLQELGYTIASTGGTASTLENAGVCVTKVEELTCFPEMLDGRVKTLHPNVHGGILARRDQKHHMEALSKHGIGTFDVVVVNLYPFYDKVTSTGGLAFEEGIENIDIGGPAMIRAAAKNHKDVLVVVDAQDYPALLEFLKGNQDDQQFRRKLAWKAFQHVASYDSAVSEWLWKQTVGDKFPPRLTVPLELKSSLRYGENPHQNAAFYTDKSLSEVNAGGIATAIQHHGKEMSYNNYLDADAAWNCVSEFQNPTCVVVKHTNPCGVASRDDILEAYRLAVKADPVSAFGGIVAFNIEVDEALAKEIREFRSPTDGETRMFYEIVVAPSYTKKGLEILRGKSKTLRILEAKKNEKGKLSLRQVGGGWLAQDSDDLTPQDIKFNVVSQRTPEGSELSDAEFAWLCVKHVKSNAIVIAKNNCMLGMGSGQPNRLESLRIALEKAGEEVKGAALASDAFFPFAWKDAVEEACESGVGVIAEPGGSIRDGDAIDCCNKYEVSLLFTNVRHFRH